A single genomic interval of Littorina saxatilis isolate snail1 linkage group LG17, US_GU_Lsax_2.0, whole genome shotgun sequence harbors:
- the LOC138952988 gene encoding calmodulin isoform X2 — protein sequence MADQLTEEQIAEFKEAFSLFDKDGDGTITTKELGTVMRSLGQNPTEAELQDMINEVDADGNGTIDFPEFLTMMARKMKDTDSEEEIREAFRVFDKDGNGFISAAELRHVMTNLGEKLTDEEVDEMIREADIDGDGQVNYEEFVTMMTSK from the exons ATG GCTGATCAACTCACAGAAGAACAAATAGCTG AGTTCAAAGAGGCGTTCTCGCTGTTCGACAAGGATGGCGACGGCACCATCACCACCAAAGAACTGGGCACAGTGATGAGGTCGCTGGGACAGAACCCCACGGAGGCCGAGCTGCAGGACATGATCAACGAGGTGGATGCTGATG gtaaCGGCACGATTGACTTCCCTGAATTTCTGACGATGATGGCACGGAAAAtgaaagacacagacagtgaGGAGGAGATCCGAGAAGCATTCCGAGTGTTCGACAAGGACGGCAACGGCTTCATCAGTGCGGCCGAGTTGCGGCATGTGATGACAAACTTGGGAGAGAAATTGACAGACGAGGAAGTGGACGAGATGATCCGAGAAGCTGATATTGATGGTGACGGTCAAGTAAATTATGAAG AGTTCGTGACAATGATGACCTCGAAGTAA
- the LOC138952988 gene encoding calmodulin isoform X1: MADQLTEEQIAEFKEAFSLFDKDGDGTITTKELGTVMRSLGQNPTEAELQDMINEVDADGNGTIDFPEFLTMMARKMKDTDSEEEIREAFRVFDKDGNGFISAAELRHVMTNLGEKLTDEEVDEMIREADIDGDGQVNYEEFVTMMTSK; encoded by the exons GCTGATCAACTCACAGAAGAACAAATAGCTG AGTTCAAAGAGGCGTTCTCGCTGTTCGACAAGGATGGCGACGGCACCATCACCACCAAAGAACTGGGCACAGTGATGAGGTCGCTGGGACAGAACCCCACGGAGGCCGAGCTGCAGGACATGATCAACGAGGTGGATGCTGATG gtaaCGGCACGATTGACTTCCCTGAATTTCTGACGATGATGGCACGGAAAAtgaaagacacagacagtgaGGAGGAGATCCGAGAAGCATTCCGAGTGTTCGACAAGGACGGCAACGGCTTCATCAGTGCGGCCGAGTTGCGGCATGTGATGACAAACTTGGGAGAGAAATTGACAGACGAGGAAGTGGACGAGATGATCCGAGAAGCTGATATTGATGGTGACGGTCAAGTAAATTATGAAG AGTTCGTGACAATGATGACCTCGAAGTAA